In a genomic window of Equus przewalskii isolate Varuska chromosome 4, EquPr2, whole genome shotgun sequence:
- the LRRC61 gene encoding leucine-rich repeat-containing protein 61 isoform X3 — MLEVEKIRKTPKRHSPSGPVGQEPPVCADTLTTRLRGPIATVASPCPELKTRATNTFRGLAWGARVGLPEAEVKLEFVDIEEKTGSGHRKKVRPSGSQKGSEKDLFLQRKRPSPLPRGSLVPSSDQVFLEEQEEGALDLCVCSEKKSSCSLGRLDLQPAASRATCQPSRGPNKPKGDSRLCGLKSVLQQKPLVQPEKKVSKKKAHGQREEREPAGRKWRDPVLSSVQAPSTPALVQAASLHRSEVGQTSANEEARQADILIALLAREVRRLKKWKKRRLLPGVGEKAPLLSLQKPLCLKKLVRTIKAETKGWASPRYSQSPLDSTGQKPTLDVRRFFTVDCKNICRVTCTLCHTSIRQGRNKGQSQTSGLVRHLGPTGP; from the exons ATGTTGGAAgtagaaaaaatcagaaagactCCCAAGAGACATTCACCCTCAGGCCCAGTGGGGCAGGAGCCCCCTGTGTGTGCTGACACCCTCACGACCAGACTCAGGGGCCCCATTGCCACTGTGGCTTCCCCCTGTCCTGAATTGAAAACCAGGGCTACCAACACCTTTCGTGGACTTGCCTGGGGTGCCAGGGTGGGCCTGCCAGAAGCTGAGGTCAAACTTGAGTTTGTAGACATAGAAGAGAAGACTGGCAGTGGCCACAGGAAGAAGGTCAGACCCTCCGGCTCCCAAAAAGGGAGTGAGAAGGATCTGTTCTTGCAGAGGAAGAGACCCTCCCCCCTGCCCAGGGGCTCATTGGTCCCTTCATCTGAccaagtcttcctggaggagcaggaggaaggtgcCCTGGACCTGTGTGTCTGCAGTGAGAAGAAAAGCTCCTGTTCCCTGGGGAGGCTTGATCTTCAGCCAGCTGCCTCCCGTGCAACGTGCCAGCCCAGCCGTGGGCCGAATAAGCCAAAGGGAGACTCTAGACTCTGTGGCCTTAAGTCTGTGCTTCAGCAGAAGCCCCTTGTGCAGCCCGAGAAGAAGGTGTCCAAGAAGAAGGCAcatggacagagagaggagagggagccagCAGGAAGGAAGTGGAGGGACCCGGTGCTCAGCTCTGTCCAGGCCCCTTCCACCCCGGCGCTGGTCCAGGCGGCCAGTCTGCACAGGTCAGAGGTAGGCCAGACTAGTGCGAATGAGGAGGCAAGGCAAGCTGACATCCTCATAGCCCTTCTGGCCAGAGAGGTACGGCGCCTCAAGAAGTGGAAGAAGAGGCGTTTGCTGCCTGGTGTCGGAGAGAAGGCGCCCTTGCTGAGCCTCCAGAAGCCACTCTGCTTGAAGAAGCTGGTCAGAACTATCAAAGCAGAGACCAAGGGCTGGGCTTCTCCCAGGTATTCCCAAAGCCCTCTGGACAGCACGGGTCAGAAGCCGACGTTGGATGTTAGACGGTTCTTTACCGTTGACTGCAAGAACATCTGCCGTGTCACCTGCACTCTGTGTCACACCAGCATCAGACAGGGCAGAAATAAGGGGCAGTCCCAAACCTCAGGCCTGGTCCGTCACCTG GGACCTACTGGCCCTTGA
- the LRRC61 gene encoding leucine-rich repeat-containing protein 61 isoform X1 has translation MLEVEKIRKTPKRHSPSGPVGQEPPVCADTLTTRLRGPIATVASPCPELKTRATNTFRGLAWGARVGLPEAEVKLEFVDIEEKTGSGHRKKVRPSGSQKGSEKDLFLQRKRPSPLPRGSLVPSSDQVFLEEQEEGALDLCVCSEKKSSCSLGRLDLQPAASRATCQPSRGPNKPKGDSRLCGLKSVLQQKPLVQPEKKVSKKKAHGQREEREPAGRKWRDPVLSSVQAPSTPALVQAASLHRSEVGQTSANEEARQADILIALLAREVRRLKKWKKRRLLPGVGEKAPLLSLQKPLCLKKLVRTIKAETKGWASPRYSQSPLDSTGQKPTLDVRRFFTVDCKNICRVTCTLCHTSIRQGRNKGQSQTSGLVRHLVSKHGLERERRPTAASPGGKQAGVGENQKDLPTGVTGLVPEGFLSPGCDPDASPLGDSDNDGWLAPGRPEQLLLDPPSLPTPTKDKPAAPPMAVRKDRGGIYAPNQPRAQAWNHSITELLCSLAVPLSFVSSLPFRRFMAQVDPCYHLPPRAFFSDKALPLLHEAMGEQVCQEMQWAQGSRLHLTVSVAAQDSVIDYVAITAHWGVIQPHAVSGSLRKRALLWVRGLPLESAPEDRQQELREQVSLWLSRGSLQPGFLVSSGCLSLEQAVRLEGYTHVPCFAHCLDSLVRNFLFHHHSIQIILGTARAIYSHFQGSAEARQLLTQLQRQCGLPAHQPFGELSDHWVSTYCLMEWLVEQQQPLQEYEEKHQLGKAETALSAMFWGLTDSLVKLLQPFQVVFREASTAQACLSQVLPQLRYLHIFLEQVHRHFEEQSGREMGAAIRLAEGLALQLSTDCQLNELFHREEFVLATLLDPRFKGKIEAILPVGADIDHWKQVLVYKVKEIMVSECSLPPSPSLQSPKAMPVDATLTGRIAQSPGAEGKGQKEPVQRGGSSGSLLLGQRDKSLLEQLESVGLLSSKRNGASLVTENHLASVIVKKYLRENETVGTQEDPLVYWEKRREVWPALARLATIYLSCPATGTFSGSIFASLNSPAILEHSSPLPVETVEHLLFLKSNLENFPNYTPPPLIFPSGDLAKEEQASASDVMV, from the coding sequence ATGTTGGAAgtagaaaaaatcagaaagactCCCAAGAGACATTCACCCTCAGGCCCAGTGGGGCAGGAGCCCCCTGTGTGTGCTGACACCCTCACGACCAGACTCAGGGGCCCCATTGCCACTGTGGCTTCCCCCTGTCCTGAATTGAAAACCAGGGCTACCAACACCTTTCGTGGACTTGCCTGGGGTGCCAGGGTGGGCCTGCCAGAAGCTGAGGTCAAACTTGAGTTTGTAGACATAGAAGAGAAGACTGGCAGTGGCCACAGGAAGAAGGTCAGACCCTCCGGCTCCCAAAAAGGGAGTGAGAAGGATCTGTTCTTGCAGAGGAAGAGACCCTCCCCCCTGCCCAGGGGCTCATTGGTCCCTTCATCTGAccaagtcttcctggaggagcaggaggaaggtgcCCTGGACCTGTGTGTCTGCAGTGAGAAGAAAAGCTCCTGTTCCCTGGGGAGGCTTGATCTTCAGCCAGCTGCCTCCCGTGCAACGTGCCAGCCCAGCCGTGGGCCGAATAAGCCAAAGGGAGACTCTAGACTCTGTGGCCTTAAGTCTGTGCTTCAGCAGAAGCCCCTTGTGCAGCCCGAGAAGAAGGTGTCCAAGAAGAAGGCAcatggacagagagaggagagggagccagCAGGAAGGAAGTGGAGGGACCCGGTGCTCAGCTCTGTCCAGGCCCCTTCCACCCCGGCGCTGGTCCAGGCGGCCAGTCTGCACAGGTCAGAGGTAGGCCAGACTAGTGCGAATGAGGAGGCAAGGCAAGCTGACATCCTCATAGCCCTTCTGGCCAGAGAGGTACGGCGCCTCAAGAAGTGGAAGAAGAGGCGTTTGCTGCCTGGTGTCGGAGAGAAGGCGCCCTTGCTGAGCCTCCAGAAGCCACTCTGCTTGAAGAAGCTGGTCAGAACTATCAAAGCAGAGACCAAGGGCTGGGCTTCTCCCAGGTATTCCCAAAGCCCTCTGGACAGCACGGGTCAGAAGCCGACGTTGGATGTTAGACGGTTCTTTACCGTTGACTGCAAGAACATCTGCCGTGTCACCTGCACTCTGTGTCACACCAGCATCAGACAGGGCAGAAATAAGGGGCAGTCCCAAACCTCAGGCCTGGTCCGTCACCTGGTGAGTAAGCACGGgttggagagggaaagaaggccgactgcagccagccctggggggaAGCAGGCAGGGGTCGGGGAGAATCAGAAGGACCTGCCCACAGGTGTCACTGGCCTGGTTCCTGAGGGATTCCTGTCACCAGGATGCGATCCAGATGCCTCACCTTTGGGAGACAGTGACAATGATGGGTGGCTGGCCCCGGGCAGGCCTGAGCAGCTGTTACTGGATCCACCATCCCTGCCTACTCCCACCAAAGACAAACCTGCTGCTCCCCCCATGGCAGTCAGGAAGGACAGAGGTGGCATATATGCCCCCAACCAGCCCCGAGCACAGGCCTGGAACCACAGCATCACGGAGTTGCTTTGCAGCCTGGCAGTGCCACTCTCCTTTGTTTCGTCCCTCCCCTTTAGAAGGTTTATGGCCCAGGTCGACCCTTGCTACCATCTGCCACCTCGAGCCTTCTTCTCTGATAAAGCCTTGCCTCTGCTCCACGAGGCGATGGGCGAGCAGGTGTGTCAGGAGATGCAGTGGGCCCAGGGCAGCCGCCTCCACCTCACTGTGtctgtggcagcccaggattcggtCATAGACTATGTGGCCATCACTGCCCACTGGGGGGTGATACAGCCGCACGCAGTGTCGGGGAGCCTGAGGAAGCGAGCCCTGCTCTGGGTCCGAGGCCTGCCCCTGGAGAGTGCTCCAGAGGACAGGCAGCAGGAGCTGCGGGAGCAGGTCAGCCTGTGGCTCAGCCGTGGCTCCCTGCAGCCAGGCTTCCTGGTCTCCAGTGGCTGTCTCAGCCTGGAGCAGGCAGTGAGGTTGGAGGGCTACACCCACGTTCCTTGCTTTGCCCACTGCCTTGACTCCCTGGTGAGGAACTTTCTGTTTCATCATCATAGCATCCAGATCATCCTGGGCACAGCCAGGGCCATCTACAGCCATTTCCAAGGCTCTGCAGAGGCCCGGCAGCTCCTCACCCAGCTGCAGCGGCAGTGTGGCCTCCCGGCTCACCAGCCCTTTGGGGAGCTCTCAGACCACTGGGTCTCCACCTACTGCTTGATGGAGTGGCTggtggagcagcagcagccactgCAAGAGTATGAGGAGAAACACCAACTGGGGAAGGCTGAGACGGCCCTGTCAGCTATGTTCTGGGGCCTGACGGACAGTCTGGTTAAGCTCCTGCAGCCCTTCCAGGTGGTGTTCCGGGAAGCGAGCACGGCACAGGCGTGTTTAAGCCAGGTGCTGCCCCAACTGCGCTACCTGCATATCTTCCTGGAGCAGGTGCACCGGCACTTTGAGGAGCAGAGTGGCAGGGAGATGGGTGCAGCCATCCGGCTGGCTGAGGGCTTGGCCCTACAGCTCTCCACAGACTGCCAGCTCAATGAGCTCTTCCACCGCGAGGAGTTCGTGCTGGCGACCCTCCTGGACCCCCGCTTTAAGGGGAAGATTGAGGCCATCCTGCCCGTGGGTGCCGACATTGACCACTGGAAGCAAGTTCTCGTGTACAAAGTGAAGGAGATTATGGTGTCTGAAtgctccttgcctccctccccatccctgcagaGCCCCAAGGCTATGCCTGTGGATGCCACCTTGACTGGCAGAATagcccagagccctggggctgaggggaaggGCCAGAAGGAGCCTGTGCAGAGAGGCGGCAGCTCTGGGTCTTTGCTGCTGGGCCAAAGGGACAAGAGCTTGCTGGAGCAGCTGGAAAGTGTAGGGCTGCTATCGTCCAAGAGGAACGGAGCCTCGCTCGTCACCGAGAACCACCTGGCCAGCGTCATCGTCAAGAAGTATCTGCGTGAGAACGAGACAGTTGGCACCCAGGAGGACCCCCTGGTTTACTGGGAGAAGAGGCGGGAGGTCTGGCCAGCTCTGGCAAGACTGGCCACCATCTATCTGTCCTGCCCCGCCACAGGCACCTTCTCTGGAAGTATCTTTGCCTCCCTGAACAGCCCTGCCATCCTGGAGCACAGCTCCCCTCTCCCAGTAGAGACGGTTGAGCATCTCCTCTTCTTGAAGAGCAACCTGGAGAATTTCCCCAACTACACTCCCCCGCCCCTTATCTTCCCCAGTGGAGACTTGGCCAAGGAGGAGCAGGCCAGTGCGTCTGATGTCATGGTCTAA
- the RARRES2 gene encoding retinoic acid receptor responder protein 2, whose translation MWRLLIPLALWLGTARLGRAELTAAQHRSLQVALEEFHKHPRVQWAFRETSVDSATDTPFLAGTFVRLEFKLQQTSCQKKDWKKAECRVKPHGRKRKCLACIKLDSENKVLGRMVHCPIETQAQLELEQRQEAQCSKVEQAGEDPHSYYFPGQFAFSKALPPS comes from the exons ATGTGGCGGCTGCTGATCCcactggccctgtggctgggcACAGCACGCCTGGGCAGGGCGGAGCTCACGGCGGCCCAGCACCGGAGCCTGCAGGTGGCCCTGGAGGAGTTCCACAAGCACCCGCGTGTGCAGTGGGCCTTCCGGGAGACCAGTGTGGACAGTGCCACGGACACG CCCTTCCTGGCGGGGACCTTTGTGAGGCTGGAATTTAAACTCCAGCAGACGAGCTGCCAGAAGAAGGACTGGAAGAAAGCTGAGTGCCGAGTCAAGCCCCATGGG aggaagCGGAAATGCCTGGCCTGCATCAAGCTGGACTCTGAGAATAAAGTCCTGGGCCGGATGGTCCACTGCCCCATAGAGACACAGGCTCAGCTG GAGCTTGAGCAGCGCCAGGAGGCCCAGTGCAGCAAGGTGGAGCAGGCTGGCGAGGACCCCCACAGCTACTACTTCCCGGGACAATTTGCCTTCTCCAAGGCCCTGCCCCCCAGCTGA
- the LRRC61 gene encoding leucine-rich repeat-containing protein 61 isoform X4 has product MEPQGEKPGEADRVRVTPQLLKARSGEFALESILLLKLRGLGLADLGCLGECLGLEWLDLSGNELTQLGPLASLHQLTVLNVANNRLTGLEPLAACENLQSLNAAGNLLASPGQLQCLAGLRGLEYLRLRDPLARLSNPLCASPSYWAVVRELLPGLKVIDGERVTGRGSEFYQLCRDLDSSLHPSSSPGPRATEAQPWVEPGYWESWPTRSSSILEEACRQFQDTLQECHDLDRQANDSLAQAQQALSPAVTTSSFVF; this is encoded by the coding sequence ATGGAGcctcagggagagaagccaggAGAGGCTGACAGGGTGCGTGTCACGCCCCAGCTGCTCAAGGCCCGCTCAGGTGAGTTTGCGCTGGAGTCCATCCTGCTGCTGAAGCTGCGAGGCCTGGGGCTGGCGGATCTGGGCTGCCTGGGAGAGTGCCTGGGCCTCGAGTGGCTGGACCTGTCAGGCAATGAGCTCACCCAGCTGGGCCCACTGGCCTCCTTGCACCAGCTCACCGTGCTCAATGTCGCCAACAATCGGCTGACAGGGCTGGAGCCGCTGGCCGCCTGTGAGAACCTGCAGAGTCTCAATGCCGCAGGCAACCTCCTGGCCAGCCCTGGCCAGCTGCAGTGTCTGGCCGGACTGCGGGGCCTCGAGTACCTGCGGCTCCGCGACCCTTTGGCCCGGCTCAGCAACCCGCTCTGCGCCAGCCCCTCCTACTGGGCTGTGGTCCGAGAGCTGCTGCCGGGCCTGAAGGTCATCGACGGGGAGCGTGTGACTGGGCGTGGCAGTGAGTTCTACCAGCTGTGCCGGGACCTGGATAGCTCCTTGCACCCCAGCTCCAGTCCAGGCCCCAGAGCCACGGAGGCCCAGCCCTGGGTCGAGCCAGGGTACTGGGAGTCCTGGCCTACCCGGAGCAGCTCCATCCTGGAGGAAGCCTGCCGGCAGTTCCAGGACACACTGCAGGAGTGCCACGACCTGGACCGCCAGGCCAACGACAGCCTGGCTCAGGCCCAGCAGGCGCTCAGCCCTGCAGTCACCACCTCATCCTTCGTCTTTTGA
- the LRRC61 gene encoding leucine-rich repeat-containing protein 61 isoform X2, with the protein MLDGSLPLTARTSAVSPALCVTPASDRAEIRGSPKPQAWSVTCIQIILGTARAIYSHFQGSAEARQLLTQLQRQCGLPAHQPFGELSDHWVSTYCLMEWLVEQQQPLQEYEEKHQLGKAETALSAMFWGLTDSLVKLLQPFQVVFREASTAQACLSQVLPQLRYLHIFLEQVHRHFEEQSGREMGAAIRLAEGLALQLSTDCQLNELFHREEFVLATLLDPRFKGKIEAILPVGADIDHWKQVLVYKVKEIMVSECSLPPSPSLQSPKAMPVDATLTGRIAQSPGAEGKGQKEPVQRGGSSGSLLLGQRDKSLLEQLESVGLLSSKRNGASLVTENHLASVIVKKYLRENETVGTQEDPLVYWEKRREVWPALARLATIYLSCPATGTFSGSIFASLNSPAILEHSSPLPVETVEHLLFLKSNLENFPNYTPPPLIFPSGDLAKEEQASASDVMV; encoded by the exons ATGTTAGACGGTTCTTTACCGTTGACTGCAAGAACATCTGCCGTGTCACCTGCACTCTGTGTCACACCAGCATCAGACAGGGCAGAAATAAGGGGCAGTCCCAAACCTCAGGCCTGGTCCGTCACCTG CATCCAGATCATCCTGGGCACAGCCAGGGCCATCTACAGCCATTTCCAAGGCTCTGCAGAGGCCCGGCAGCTCCTCACCCAGCTGCAGCGGCAGTGTGGCCTCCCGGCTCACCAGCCCTTTGGGGAGCTCTCAGACCACTGGGTCTCCACCTACTGCTTGATGGAGTGGCTggtggagcagcagcagccactgCAAGAGTATGAGGAGAAACACCAACTGGGGAAGGCTGAGACGGCCCTGTCAGCTATGTTCTGGGGCCTGACGGACAGTCTGGTTAAGCTCCTGCAGCCCTTCCAGGTGGTGTTCCGGGAAGCGAGCACGGCACAGGCGTGTTTAAGCCAGGTGCTGCCCCAACTGCGCTACCTGCATATCTTCCTGGAGCAGGTGCACCGGCACTTTGAGGAGCAGAGTGGCAGGGAGATGGGTGCAGCCATCCGGCTGGCTGAGGGCTTGGCCCTACAGCTCTCCACAGACTGCCAGCTCAATGAGCTCTTCCACCGCGAGGAGTTCGTGCTGGCGACCCTCCTGGACCCCCGCTTTAAGGGGAAGATTGAGGCCATCCTGCCCGTGGGTGCCGACATTGACCACTGGAAGCAAGTTCTCGTGTACAAAGTGAAGGAGATTATGGTGTCTGAAtgctccttgcctccctccccatccctgcagaGCCCCAAGGCTATGCCTGTGGATGCCACCTTGACTGGCAGAATagcccagagccctggggctgaggggaaggGCCAGAAGGAGCCTGTGCAGAGAGGCGGCAGCTCTGGGTCTTTGCTGCTGGGCCAAAGGGACAAGAGCTTGCTGGAGCAGCTGGAAAGTGTAGGGCTGCTATCGTCCAAGAGGAACGGAGCCTCGCTCGTCACCGAGAACCACCTGGCCAGCGTCATCGTCAAGAAGTATCTGCGTGAGAACGAGACAGTTGGCACCCAGGAGGACCCCCTGGTTTACTGGGAGAAGAGGCGGGAGGTCTGGCCAGCTCTGGCAAGACTGGCCACCATCTATCTGTCCTGCCCCGCCACAGGCACCTTCTCTGGAAGTATCTTTGCCTCCCTGAACAGCCCTGCCATCCTGGAGCACAGCTCCCCTCTCCCAGTAGAGACGGTTGAGCATCTCCTCTTCTTGAAGAGCAACCTGGAGAATTTCCCCAACTACACTCCCCCGCCCCTTATCTTCCCCAGTGGAGACTTGGCCAAGGAGGAGCAGGCCAGTGCGTCTGATGTCATGGTCTAA